Proteins encoded in a region of the Podospora pseudopauciseta strain CBS 411.78 chromosome 6, whole genome shotgun sequence genome:
- a CDS encoding hypothetical protein (COG:S; EggNog:ENOG503PAGB) translates to MESEAHAVYRGRPLDLDDSFRLLQLLPGHLDEPVRIRLFSAQLSAAPSYEALSYTWGDPTLTSVIEALSDKGEDEHKPGVEFRSTANCHAALKRLRNPDANRVLWVDSVCINQSHIPERNHQVNLMADIYRAASRVVVYLGESDENSVVVLSWIRELDQPSDFGNGSGALPPSKEAVEGFFRRPWFHRIWVIQEISLAQKAVVVCGKDEVDWGSFTVLYQHNENATRAARLELPYPVTFASRYNKPYRDGAMTYARRLVRMLGRSRHCEATDPRDKLYAIIPLVNIRDGSKTEESWGDVLGISVDYSFSVDRVFTDTAVALLNQQVPLDDVLRHHVPGHEARGLSSWVPDWRIQRENGWRHAKYERIFKGFPGFRGHPVELMFDGVPGIILDKNGTRPAVVGYTDSSTERCPIRVHAINVGNIIKTGPVCSVADDFFPVSNWKQLVEEARRQGSVVPKLERLMEIMIALKLGYPNSVPRGVRLIERYNEQMEKGTCPRKPLRQVIDETASRSGARARHEMDAILSVCDGKRLAITDGGFVAVVPGNAEVDDAVWVLDRVRMPFVCRRTGSGEANVVRLIGASFFFGIMELEAMKEHVSDVRAKAEVMRRVEELVVE, encoded by the coding sequence ATGGAGAGCGAAGCTCATGCTGTCTATAGGGGACGGCCCCTCGATCTGGATGACTCTTTTCGTCTTTTGCAACTCCTACCAGGCCATCTCGACGAGCCTGTCAGAATCCGCCTGTTCAGTGCTCAACTCAGTGCCGCTCCTTCCTACGAGGCCCTGTCTTACACATGGGGAGATCCAACTTTGACATCTGTGATCGAGGCACTCTCTGACAAGGGCGAGGATGAGCACAAGCCGGGTGTCGAATTTCGCAGCACGGCCAACTGCCATGCGGCCCTCAAGCGTCTTCGAAACCCCGATGCCAACCGAGTTCTTTGGGTCGATTCGGTCTGCATCAACCAGTCACATATCCCAGAGCGAAACCACCAGGTCAATCTCATGGCGGATATCTACCGAGCAGCTTCCAGGGTTGTTGTTTACCTTGGCGAGAGCGATGAGAATAGTGTCGTGGTACTTTCATGGATTCGAGAACTCGACCAACCATCCGATTTCGGCAACGGGAGCGGTGCTTTGCCACCTAGCAAAGAAGCGGTTGAAGGATTTTTCAGAAGGCCGTGGTTCCATCGCATTTGGGTTATCCAGGAGATTAGTCTTGCACAAAAGGCAGTTGTTGTATGCGGGAAGGATGAGGTTGACTGGGGAAGCTTCACTGTTCTTTACCAACACAACGAGAATGCGACACGGGCAGCCCGGCTTGAGTTGCCATACCCCGTCACGTTTGCGAGCCGGTACAACAAGCCATACCGGGATGGCGCTATGACGTACGCCAGGAGGCTGGTGCGGATGCTTGGAAGATCACGGCATTGTGAGGCGACGGATCCGCGGGATAAGTTGTATGCCATCATCCCGCTGGTGAATATCCGAGATGGCTCAAAAACGGAGGAGTCGTGGGGAGACGTTCTGGGGATCAGTGTGGACTATTCATTTTCTGTTGATCGGGTGTTCACTGACACGGCCGTTGCGTTGCTCAACCAACAAGTTCCGCTTGACGACGTTCTTCGCCATCACGTACCGGGCCATGAGGCACGAGGTCTGTCTTCGTGGGTACCAGATTGGAGGATTCAGCGGGAGAATGGCTGGCGTCATGCAAAATATGAGCGGATATTTAAGGGGTTTCCCGGATTTCGAGGACACCCAGTTGAATTGATGTTTGATGGGGTCCCGGGAATCATTTTGGACAAGAATGGAACGCGACCAGCCGTGGTCGGATATACGGATTCCTCCACGGAAAGGTGCCCGATACGTGTGCACGCCATCAATGTTGGGAATATCATCAAGACTGGCCCTGTTTGCTCAGTTGCTGATGATTTCTTTCCTGTTTCAAACTGGAAGCAACTTGTTGAAGAGGCGCGGCGACAGGGATCAGTCGTGCCAAAATTGGAGAGACTCATGGAGATAATGATTGCTTTGAAGTTGGGGTATCCAAATTCTGTCCCGCGAGGTGTTAGGCTTATTGAGCGGTATAACGAGCAAATGGAAAAGGGGACGTGTCCGAGGAAGCCGTTAAGGCAGGTGATTGATGAGACGGCATCTCGTAGTGGGGCGAGGGCTCGGCATGAGATGGATGCGATCTTGTCGGTTTGCGATGGGAAGAGGCTTGCGATTACTGATGGTgggtttgttgctgttgtacCGGGGAACGcggaggttgatgatgctgtttGGGTGTTGGATCGGGTCAGGATGCCGTTTGTTTGTAGGAGGACCGGGTCTGGGGAGGCAAATGTGGTGAGGCTTATTGGagcttctttcttttttggtaTCATGGAGTTGGAAGCTATGAAAGAACATGTAAGTGACGTGCGGGCTAAGGCGGAGGTTATGAGgcgggtggaggagctggttgttGAATGA
- a CDS encoding hypothetical protein (EggNog:ENOG503NYSS; COG:P), whose amino-acid sequence MASSVVAAWEDCDKIDTLFILVCTVICWTIVPTVGIAYSGYTWRRNSLTAALPAVLVISICSIQWFVLGYSLAYGPGNGWFFGSWTTHLFHRDVLSSPVGTIPAILFSEFQLVFEATVCAIAVGGFVERGTIKSCAVFIALWSTFIYCPLAHMVWGGGVLGEELGVLDFAGGTPVHVCSGATATAISLYLSYPLFRSKKSPLRTPTHIRLHRPGNSFFQLVSMIIIWGSWLAFDAGTALALNFQSVMALCVTNLCAASGALTWSVMTFLESGKWSLDATFMGAIAGLVMITPSAGFIDMPTAFFFGVFGAVVCRQALRIKFTKLAHKWRWVDNGDTFATHCVGGVAATVMTGLFARREVAAYGGLDVPGGVVFDGNVRQLWVQIVEVLVGFSWSFFGSWLIIAGIDCIPGLEVLAVDKHIHEGLDFHETEESLGVLVHPEEEDYTPTDKGTIALD is encoded by the exons atGGCCTCCTCGGTCGTCGCCGCCTGGGAGGACTGCGATAAGATAGACACCCTGTTTATCCTCGTCTGCACGGTAATCTGCTGGACCATTGTCCCGACT GTAGGAATAGCCTACAGCGGCTACACCTGGCGCCgcaactccctcaccgccGCCCTCCCCGCCGTCCTCGTGATCTCAATCTGCTCCATCCAGTGGTTCGTCCTCGGCTACTCCCTTGCCTACGGCCCGGGAAACGGCTGGTTCTTCGGCTCCTGGACCACCCACCTCTTCCATCGCGACGTCCTCTCCTCGCCCGTCGGCACCATCCCCGCCATTTTGTTCAGTGAATTCCAGCTCGTCTTTGAAGCCACGGTCTGCGCCATCGCAGTAGGCGGGTTCGTAGAACGGGGCACCATCAAGTCCTGCGCGGTGTTCATCGCGTTATGGTCAACATTCATCTACTGTCCCCTCGCGCACATGGtctgggggggtggtgtgctgggggaggagcttggAGTGTTGGATTTCGCGGGGG gaacCCCCGTCCACGTCTGCTCCGGCGCCACTGCGACCGCAATCTCCCTCTACCTCTCCTACCCCCTCTTCCGCTCCAAGAAATCCCCCCTCCGCACCCCGACCCACATCCGCCTCCACCGTCCCGGAAACTCCTTCTTCCAGCTGGTCAGCATGATCATCATCTGGGGCTCGTGGCTCGCCTTCGACGCCGGCACCGCCCTCGCGCTAAACTTCCAGTCCGTCATGGCCCTCTGCGTGACCAACCTCTGCGCCGCCTCCGGAGCCCTCACCTGGTCGGTGATGACCTTTCTCGAATCGGGCAAGTGGTCACTCGACGCGACGTTCATGGGGGCGATTGccgggttggtgatgatcacGCCCTCGGCGGGGTTCATCGACATGCCTACTGCGTTCTTCTTTGGTGTCTTCGGCGCGGTTGTTTGTCGCCAGGCGTTGAGGATCAAGTTCACCAAGCTGGCGCATAAGTGGAGGTGGGTCGACAATGGGGATACCTTTGCTACTCATTGTGTTGGTGGCGTGGCGGCCACCGTCATGACGGGCTTGTTTGCgcggagggaggtggcggcgtATGGCGGGCTGGATGTTCccgggggggtggtgtttgatgggaACGTGAGGCAGTTGTGGGTGCAGATCGTCGAGGTGTTGGTCGGCTTCAGCTGGAGTTTCTTTGGGAGCTGGTTGATCATCGCGGGGATCGACTGCATCCCCGGGTTGGAGGTGCTGGCGGTTGACAA GCATATCCATGAGGGGCTTGACTTTCACGAAACCGAGGAATCTCTCGGCGTTTTGGTGCAccccgaggaggaagattaTACCCCTACCGACAAGGGGACGATTGCTCTCGACTGA
- the TPO5_1 gene encoding polyamine transporter tpo5 (EggNog:ENOG503NWJI; COG:E) → MFLGWILVLIVDECIALSLGELASRYPTSAGPYYWSFQLAPPRFRTVLSFVTGWTWLIGNWTITLSVNFGFASLIAACVALYHPDFIIEPWQLLLIFYAICGITFLICAYGNRLLPAVDTACAAFTAVAILATLVCLSAKAEVGRNEVGETLGGYDTSLSGWGGFSFFIGVLPAAYTFSAIGMVSAMAEECDDPAVKLPRAIALCVPVGGVAGLFFIIPICATMPALEYILDAPVAQALPYIFAAVMGSPAGGLGLSILVLIITFFCSISITVAASRCTWAFARDKAIPVSRLWSRVDARRGVPIWALALTTVVQMLLGLINLGSSSAFLAFVSVGVISLAVSYAIPISTSMWHRRREVNAARWTMGAKVGWVVNVIAVLWIVFETVLFSMPQVLPVDEVTMNYAIVVFMGFMVLSAVWYGVYARKVYVGPPESDGIKVER, encoded by the exons ATGTTCCTGGGCTGGATCTTAGTTCTGATCGTAGACGAGTgcatcgccctctccctAGGCGAGCTCGCCTCCCGCTATCCCACCTCAGCAGGCCCCTACTACTGGTCCTTCCAACTCGCCCCTCCCCGCTTCCGCACCGTCCTCTCTTTCGTCACAGGATGGACCTGGCTGATAGGCAACTGGACAATTACTCTCTCGGTCAACTTTGGGTTTgcctccctcatcgccgcctGCGTGGCGCTGTACCACCCTGATTTTATCATTGAGCCGTGGCAGTTGCTGCTCATCTTCTACGCGATCTGCGGTATAACGTTTTTGATATGCGCTTACGGGAATAGGTTGCTGCCGGCGGTTGATACCGCCTGCGCGGCGTTTACTGCCGTGGCGATTTTGGCGACGCTTGTTTGTTTATCTGCCAAggcggaggtggggaggaatgAGGTGGGGGAGACGTTGGGGGGGTATGATACCAGTTTgagtgggtgggggggtttcAGTTTCTTCATCGGGGTGTTGCCGGCGGCGTATACGTTTAGTGCCATTGGGATGGTGTCGGCCATGGCGGAGGAGTGTGATGATCCGGCGGTCAAGCTGCCGAGGGCGATTGCGCTTTGTGTGccggttgggggggttgctgggctTTTCTTC ATCATCCCTATATGCGCCACCATGCCGGCCTTGGAATACATCCTCGACGCCCCCGTCGCCCAGGCTTTGCCTTACATCTTTGCTGCTGTCATGGGCTCCCCCGCTGGGGGCTTGGGACTGAGCATCCTCGTCCTGATCATCACGTTCTTTtgctccatctccatcaccgtCGCCGCGTCGCGTTGCACCTGGGCGTTCGCCCGCGACAAGGCCATACCTGTCTCGAGACTCTGGAGCAGGGTTGATGCCCGCCGCGGGGTGCCCATCTGGGCTCTGGCGCTGACGACAGTTGTTCAGATGCTGCTCGGGCTGATCAACCTTGGGTCGTCGTCTGCCTTCTTGGCGTTTGTCTCTGTGGGCGTGATATCACTTGCCGTGTCGTATGCGATTCCCATCTCGACCAGCATGTGGCATCGCCGGAGGGAGGTGAATGCCGCGCGGTGGACGATGGGGGCGaaggttgggtgggtggtaaATGTGATTGCCGTGTTGTGGATTGTGTTTGAGACGGTGCTGTTTTCGATGCCGCAGGTGTTGCCGGTGGATGAGGTGACGATGAATTATGCGATTGTGGTGTTTATGGGGTTTATGGTGTTGAGTGCGGTTTGGTATGGGGTTTATGCGAGGAAAG TTTATGTTGGGCCTCCTGAGTCGGATGGGATTAAAGTTGAGAGGTGA
- a CDS encoding hypothetical protein (EggNog:ENOG503P5S1) → MADTQVEVDNDSWSVKKKELLTEQPGLEVVPQELLKSKDHLAQARPPETAKYPVSPTVSTQDAKFKIESGPRTGDCSPEPVSTDFPEVADPRQVEAANQARHSSRQRRRRLIIIGSVVLVVICVGAVLGGVLGSRAASQRGSMGEKAATTTGPASPSSANKTALGYQAIMDRSSLAVTARRRRDGSTEGWLFYEDQGGEPQMLRWDTKRGGMLKATNEFTIKEPASYRTSRATGMAATTILQGPEDNPRILLLVSKIFDRGFQADSDPNLPGRGSVVFGYELDRDGNLGNTSRIGDHALIVNKQDSMEVRLSSASTVTAYWPWIIHGSGGPLASGPSEVDNPVVKVIEARNQMGDNFAQGPDWAFRNLSIGGKVNTKVSIVPLSADFKKSSDPNYDKEPRNGYGMFYHGPDDRLMFVHRSWGTERSPAFYLPQLPDKRLPTDDQLGRSAISAFAVAKRPPEKISTSTQQATFTLMIPTETVNLEVVVWAGTVATPEPTALVDAELPPNSVDVGVAYINQNRQFELLFMSTNTGYSNWYTIDTAEVNKLAPPDLFTDVACLTLASGAVAEDGGEWLLPRDQDEEGTIATCFYQSGSKVVKVRWIGEMWDTKWDVEWLPIPTGDSG, encoded by the exons ATGGCCGATACTCAAGTGGAAGTCGATAATGACTCGTGGAGCGTCAAGAAAAAGGAGCTGCTGACAGAGCAGCCTGGTCTTGAGGTCGTCCCGCAAGAGCTTCTCAAGAGCAAGGATCATTTGGCACAAGCTCGCCCACCAGAGACCGCAAAATACCCAGTCTCGCCAACGGTTTCGACTCAGGATGCAAAATTCAAGATTGAGAGCGGCCCGAGGACCGGAGATTGCTCTCCTGAGCCCGTAAGCACCGACTTTCCCGAGGTGGCGGATCCGCGACAGGTTGAGGCGGCCAATCAAGCTAGGCACTCCTCACGACAGAGACGGAGGAGACTGATCATCATCGGAAGCGTTGTCCTGGTCGTAATTTGCGTCGGTGCTGTTCTGGGCGGGGTGTTGGGCAGCAGGGCCGCCAGTCAACGAGGGTCCATGGGAGAGAAGGCAGCTACAACAACGGGCCCTGCAAGTCCAAGCAGCGCGAACAAGACGGCTCTTGGGTACCAAGCTATTATGGATCGCAGCTCCCTAGCCGTGACagcgagaagaaggcgagatGGAAGCACTGAGGGTTGGTTGTTCTACGAAGACCAGGGTGGTGAACCGCAGATGCTCCGATGGGATACGAAGCGAGGAGGCATGCTGAAGGCCACCAACGAGTTTACAATAAAGGAGCCAGCCTCGTACCGAACTTCAAGGGCTACAGGGATGGCTGCAACTACGATTCTCCAAGGTCCTGAGGACAAT CCTAGGATCCTTCTGCTCGTCAGCAAGATATTCGATAGAGGATTTCAAGCCGATTCGGATCCCAATTTGCCAGGCAGAGGTTCGGTAGTGTTTGGTTATGAACTGGACCGGGACGGTAATCTCGGCAACACAAGCCGTATAGGGGATCATGCACTGATCGTCAACAAACAGGACAGTATGGAAGTCCGCTTATCGAGTGCATCCACTGTGACAGCTTACTGGCCTTGGATTATTCACGGGTCTGGAGGACCTCTTGCATCTGGCCCGTCTGAGGTCGATAACCCGGTTGTGAAGGTGATAGAGGCGCGCAATCAGATGGGCGACAATTTTGCGCAAGGACCAGATTGGGCCTTCCGAAACTTGTCTATAGGGGGAAAGGTAAATACCAAGGTCTCAATCGTTCCTCTCAGTGCCGACTTCAAGAAGTCATCGGACCCCAACTATGACAAGGAACCGCGAAACGGGTACGGCATGTTTTACCACGGTCCAGACGACCGTCTCATGTTCGTGCACCGAAGTTGGGGCACTGAGAGATCGCCAGCATTTTATTTACCTCAGC TTCCCGATAAGAGGCTCCCGACCGATGATCAACTAGGGAGATCAGCCATCTCGGCTTTTGCCGTGGCGAAGCGGCCGCCAGAAAAGATCTCGACAAGCACCCAGCAAGCCACTTTTACTCTAATGATTCCCACTGAGACCGTTAATCTAGAAGTGGTGGTATGGGCTGGGACGGTGGCGACCCCAGAACCAACGGCCCTCGTGGATGCCGAGCTGCCTCCGAACAGCGTGGATGTCGGCGTTGCCTACATCAATCAAAATCGACAGTTTGAGCTCCTGTTTATGTCGACCAATACCGGATACAGTAACTGGTACACGATCGATACAGCGGAAGTCAACAAGCTGGCGCCACCAGATCTCTTTACTGATGTTGCCTGTCTCACCTTGGCAAGCGGCGCTGTTGCtgaagatgggggggagtggttgCTGCCACGGGAtcaggatgaggaggggaccATCGCTACGTGCTTTTACCAGAGCGGCTCCAAGGTGGTCAAGGTGAGGTGGATTGGGGAAATGTGGGACACCAAGTGGGATGTTGAGTGGTTACCTATTCCGACGGGGGATTCTGGGTGA
- a CDS encoding hypothetical protein (COG:Q; EggNog:ENOG503NUZI) has translation MTDSNDPPTTATYTQFACIGAGFSGIGLGATLKLKHNITDIRIFEREAELGGTWHLNQYPGAACDIPSSLYTFSFAPCPQWTSTSLPTAPQIKSYLVSIAEKYSLLPGRITFCSSVQKCEWLPSPISRWRLTVLSHNAISHHECQFLFSGTGILFHPKTSSFFSLPGAGSFSGTVMHSARWDHSVDLGNKKVMLFGNGCSASQIVPALLGRSNNAEVCSSGRDYNVDKITQFVHSRHYVIPSLAELFPLALLERLPRELQRLLCILIGEMDFIAMRENKVGRWIRRKKTEEVKRYMRETVPERYSDLVVPEGVEFGYKRRVYDPGYLRALHDERVELVGERVVEVVPEGVKTEGGRLVEGDVIVLATGFETNRFLEGVEVVGRGGERLGDHWGEDVSDGDSLDGKKGVKGVGAYETVAVGGFPNFFMLAGPNSVTGHTSVIIAIENAITLAMNVIKPILSKGSKVREVEVTPEAERQWVSNVQDELNNKTIWGGGGNKTAAESWYVKLDEKTGKRWNAMLYPGYQLGAWYRARKPRKEDWVYQ, from the exons atGACGGACAGCAACGacccaccaacaacagcaacctaCACCCAGTTCGCCTGCATCGGCGCAGGCTTCTCAGGCATCGGCCTCGGCGCCACCCTGAAGCTCAAACACAACATCACCGACATCCGCATCTTTGAACGAGAAGCTGAGCTGGGCGGCACCTGGCATCTGAACCAATATCCCG GAGCCGCCTGCgacatcccctcctccctctacACCTTCTCCTTCGCCCCTTGCCCCCAATggacctccacctccctccccaccgccccccaaaTCAAGTCTTACCTCGTCTCCATCGCGGAAAAatactccctcctcccaggcAGAATAACATTTTGCTCGTCGGTCCAAAAATGCGAATGGCTTCCCAGCCCCATCTCCCGATGGCGACTGACGGTCCTCTCCCACAACGCCATCTCCCACCATGAATGCCAGTTTCTTTTTTCCGGAACTGGGATTTTGTTCCATCCGAAAACatcctcttttttctccctccccggTGCCGGGTCGTTTTCTGGGACGGTGATGCATTCTGCTAGGTGGGACCACAGTGTTGACCTCGGCAACAAAAAGGTGATGTTGTTTGGGAACGGGTGTTCCGCTTCGCAGATTGTACCGGCGTTGCTTGGGAGGAGCAACAACGCTGAGGTTTGCTCTTCCGGACGTGACTATAATGTTGATAAGATAACGCAGTTTGTCCACTCGAGGCATTATGTCATTCCCTCCTTGGCAGAGCTTTTTCCTTTGGCGCTTCTGGAACGACTGCCGCGCGAGCTTCAAAGGTTGTTGTGTATCTTGATTGGGGAGATGGATTTCATCGCGATGAGGGAGAACAAGGTTGGGAGGTGGATCAGACGGAAAAAAACGGAGGAGGTGAAAAGGTATATGAGGGAGACGGTGCCGGAGAGGTATAGCGATTTGGTGGTGCcggagggggttgagtttgggTACAAGAGACGGGTGTATGACCCGGGGTATTTGAGGGCGTTGCATGATGAACGGGTTGAGTTGGTTGGGGAGcgggttgtggaggtggtaCCTGAGGGAGTGAAGAcggaaggggggaggttggtggagggggatgtgatTGTGCTGGCGACGGGGTTTGAGACGAATaggtttttggagggggttgaggtggttgggagggggggggagaggttgggggaccattggggggaggatgtgagTGATGGGGATAGTCTggatgggaagaagggggtgaagggggtgggtgcttatgagacggtggcggtgggggggttTCCGAATTTCTTTATGTTGGCTG GACCAAACTCTGTCACGGGACACACCTCTGTTATCATCGCCATCGAGAACGCCATCACGCTCGCGATGAACGTTATCAAGCCTATTCTCTCCAAAGGGAGTAAAGTGAGAGAAGTGGAAGTAACACCCGAGGCGGAGAGGCAGTGGGTGAGCAATGTGCAGGACGAGTTGAACAACAAGACGATctggggcggtggaggtaACAAGACCGCGGCGGAGTCGTGGTATGTCAAGCTTGATGAGAAGACGGGCAAGAGGTGGAACGCGATGTTGTACCCGGGATATCAGCTTGGTGCCTGGTACCGGGCGAGGAAGCCTAGGAAGGAAGATTGGGTGTATCAGTAG
- a CDS encoding hypothetical protein (EggNog:ENOG503P0VT; COG:E): MADMEKKPTVGNGAVEAQLGNATPEMDIINLLGYKPELKRNRSMFTLLFQSLAIAAIPYGFGGPLISAIYGGGESFPCLQNK; this comes from the exons ATGGCAGACATGGAAAAGAAGCCGACCGTGGGCAATGGGGCTGTCGAGGCGCAGTTGGGAAACGCCACCCCCGAGATGGACATCATCAATCTGCTGGGGTACAAGCCTGAGCTGAAGCGGAACCGGTCAATGTTTACGCTGTTGTTTCAGAGCTTGGCTATTGCTGCT ATACCCTACGGCTTCGGCGGTCCCCTCATCAGCGCCATCTACGGCGGGGGCGAGTCCTTTCCTTGCCTACAGAACAAATGA
- a CDS encoding hypothetical protein (COG:S; EggNog:ENOG503NZ5X), whose translation MKNRQKSRTGCRTCKVRRLRCDEAKPACENCLKKGFQCPGYQQRLQWSTKHERPTVVNTTGPDNFAQLVTAASASIVKTASPAGNPSGSDANVPAASPTTPSPAAAVSRESSSAPRSATLSASPPPSSFTLSPPPQSEAPVEDGTGGDGGTLVPVARKSGDLTPTNRQQEPMMFQQVVDIPTFLIEHWFKSVCCSWSAFDSQTNPYRRLTSTLWNTSTPVFYALQAISAASLVERLPHVIKDTARAAPRKAAEAIHKELVAFSTGYRPRFPVELLLSLFCMSSSMCWMESRQLGQQYVRQAHNVLKILDRQTLDSESQELLDFFKGCLLYEEALRSVVSEEEIDFANMLSWAEPTDQGPLVAATPHAWTGVSADVFRLFGKAVALCRRSRTRWRHNDGTSYRVLQGAMRDIQEATVIEESLLSIDITPVETSLTPDTASTISTDLYNATQAYRLSSLLQLYETFPDLVAKRMPDLEDQDGAILWSAWVSPLALHVTDVLRALPVGSMRCIQPLLCLCAGSGLRFDRKVPLGRGHQSFLLSTESTAAAAIPTPTSDIVAHTDSSLAPTPEMSENAIKMSQARSFIMARLDQLENSLPPKPIGVAKQLLRAVWTAYDEEIGLARRTHWLDVMSQTGLHSLFG comes from the exons ATGAAGAACAGACAGAAGTCGAGAACTG GTTGTCGAACTTGTAAAGTCAGGCGG CTGCGATGTGATGAAGCCAAACCCGCCTGTGAGAACTGTCTCAAGAAGGGCTTCCAGTGCCCTGGTTATCAGCAGCGTCTCCAATGGTCGACCAAGCATGAAAGGCCGACGGTAGTTAACACGACAGGGCCTGACAACTTTGCCCAGCTCGTCACCGCTGCTTCGGCCTCTATCGTCAAGACCGCCTCCCCTGCCGGCAACCCATCTGGGTCTGACGCCAACGTCCCGGCCGCAAGCCCGACGACTCCCAGCCCGGCTGCGGCTGTAAGCCGGGAATCTTCCTCGGCACCGCGGTCGGCTACACTATCCGCCTCGCCGCCACCGTCTTCATTTACCCTCTCGCCACCACCCCAGTCAGAGGCTCCCGTCGAGGATGGTactggcggtgatggcggcaCTCTTGTTCCCGTCGCCCGGAAGAGTGGCGACTTGACTCCGACGAATCGGCAACAGGAACCCATGATGTTTCAGCAAGTGGTGGATATTCCTACGTTCCTGATAGAACACTGGTTCAAGTCTGTCTGTTGTTCCTGGTCGGCTTTTGACTCTCAGACAAACCCCTACCGCCGACTAACCTCGACACTGTGGAACACATCGACACCCGTGTTCTATGCCCTCCAAGCCATCTCGGCAGCCTCGCTTGTCGAGCGCCTTCCTCATGTCATCAAAGACACGGCCCGTGCCGCCCCGCGaaaggctgccgaggccATCCACAAAGAGCTCGTCGCCTTCTCGACAGGCTATCGTCCGCGTTTCCCGGTTGAGCTCCTGTTATCCTTGTTCTGTATGAGCTCGTCCATGTGCTGGATGGAGTCGCGACAACTTGGCCAGCAATACGTACGACAGGCCCACAACGTGCTGAAGATCCTCGACCGCCAGACGCTCGATTCCGAATCGCAGGAACTCCTCGACTTCTTCAAGGGATGTTTGCTGTACGAAGAGGCGCTGAGGAGTGTGGTGTCGGAGGAGGAAATAGACTTCGCCAACATGCTCAGCTGGGCAGAGCCGACAGATCAAGGACCGCTGGTGGCCGCAACACCGCACGCATGGACAGGTGTTTCTGCTGACGTCTTTCGACTTTTCGGCAAGGCTGTTGCCCTTTGCCGGCGGTCTCGCACACGATGGCGGCATAACGATGGGACGAGCTATCGCGTCCTGCAAGGTGCCATGAGGGACATCCAGGAGGCTACCGTGATCGAAGAGTCACTGCTGTCCATTGATATCACGCCTGTCGAGACCAGCCTCACGCCTGATACGGCTTCGACGATATCGACTGATCTGTACAATGCTACGCAAGCCTATCGGCTCTCATCACTCCTCCAGCTGTACGAGACTTTCCCCGATCTCGTCGCAAAGCGAATGCCCGATTTGGAGGACCAAGATGGAGCCATTCTCTGGAGTGCATGGGTATCTCCATTGGCCCTTCACGTCACGGATGTTCTCAGGGCTCTGCCAGTTGGAAGCATGCGATGTATCCAACCGCTGCTCTGTCTCTGCGCGGGGAGCGGGCTGCGGTTCGACAGGAAGGTCCCCCTCGGTCGCGGCCATCAGAGCTTCCTGCTCAGCACCGAGTCGACGGCTGCGGCGGCGATCCCCACACCCACATCGGATATTGTCGCTCACACGGACTCTTCCCTCGCCCCCACGCCCGAGATGTCCGAGAATGCCATCAAGATGTCACAGGCCCGGTCGTTCATCATGGCCCGGTTGGATCAGCTGGAGAACAGCCTGCCACCGAAGCCGATTGGTGTGGCCAAGCAGCTGCTGCGTGCTGTCTGGACCGCGTATGACGAAGAGATTGGGCTGGCACGTCGGACGCACTGGCTGGATGTGATGAGCCAGACAGGCCTCCACAGTCTATTCGGATGA